Proteins from a genomic interval of Bos mutus isolate GX-2022 chromosome 15, NWIPB_WYAK_1.1, whole genome shotgun sequence:
- the LOC102281414 gene encoding LOW QUALITY PROTEIN: protein SET-like (The sequence of the model RefSeq protein was modified relative to this genomic sequence to represent the inferred CDS: substituted 1 base at 1 genomic stop codon) — MAPKHQSSLPPXAKKLKKARPTPASRPDEASASSNLPKEEKEKQEAIEHIDEVQNEIDRLNEQASEEILKVEQKYNKLHQPFFQKRSELIAKIPNFWVTTFVNHPQVSALLGEEDEEALHYLTRVEVTEFEDIKSGYRIDFYFDENPYFENKILSKEFHLNESGDPSSKSTEIKWKSGKDLTKRSSQTQNTASRKRQHEEPESFFTWFTDHSDAGADELGEVIKDDIWPNPLQYYLVPDMDDEEGEGEEDDDDDEEEEGLEDIDEEGDEDEGEEDEDDDEGEEGEEDEGEDD, encoded by the coding sequence atGGCCCCCAAACACCAGTCTTCTCTTCCACCCTAAGCGAAGAAACTGAAGAAGGCCAGGCCGACTCCTGCCTCCAGGCCAGACGAGGCATCTGCTTCTTCAAACTTGccgaaggaagaaaaagaaaagcaagaagcaaTTGAACATATTgatgaagtacaaaatgaaatagACAGACTTAATGAACAAGCCAGTGAGGAGATTTTGAAAGTAGAACAGAAATATAACAAACTCCACCAACCATTTTTTCAGAAGAGGTCAGAATTGATCGCCAAAATCCCAAATTTTTGGGTAACAACATTTGTTAACCATCCACAAGTGTCTGCACTGCTTGGGGAGGAGGATGAAGAGGCGCTGCATTATTTGACAAGAGTTGAAGTGACAGAATTTGAAGACATTAAATCAGGTTAcagaatagatttttattttgatgaaaacCCTTACTTCGAAAATAAAATTCTCTCCAAAGAATTTCATCTGAATGAGAGTGGTGATCCATCTTCAAAGTCCACTGAAATCAAATGGAAATCTGGAAAGGATCTGACGAAACGATCAAGTCAAACACAGAATACAGCCAGCAGGAAGAGACAGCATGAGGAACCAGAAAGCTTCTTCACCTGGTTTACTGATCATTCTGATGCAGGTGCAGATGAGTTAGGAGAGGTCATCAAAGATGATATTTGGCCAAATCCATTACAGTACTACTTGGTTCCTGACATGGATgatgaggaaggggaaggagaagaggatgacgaCGACGACGAAGAGGAAGAAGGATTGGAAGACATTGATGAAGAAGGGGATGAGGATGAAGGTGaagaagatgaagatgatgatgagggggaggaaggagaggaagatgaAGGAGAAGATGACTAA